The proteins below are encoded in one region of Candidatus Krumholzibacteriota bacterium:
- the moaC gene encoding cyclic pyranopterin monophosphate synthase MoaC yields MTDFSHIDGRGRVRMVDVSGKPPLRRTAVAAGEVTMRPETIERLRAGALAKGEALAAARIAGIQAAKRTGELIPLCHPLPLDHVAVDLVFRENRVEIEATAVTTARTGVEMEALTAVAVAALTLYDMCKAVDREMTIGPIRLTEKTKEEP; encoded by the coding sequence GTGACGGATTTCTCGCACATCGACGGGCGCGGCCGCGTGCGGATGGTCGACGTCTCGGGCAAGCCCCCGCTCCGGCGGACGGCCGTCGCCGCCGGCGAGGTGACCATGCGGCCGGAGACGATCGAGCGGCTTCGCGCGGGCGCCCTGGCGAAGGGGGAGGCCCTCGCCGCGGCGAGGATCGCCGGGATCCAGGCGGCCAAGCGCACGGGAGAGCTCATCCCCCTCTGCCACCCCCTTCCCCTCGACCACGTCGCCGTCGACCTCGTTTTCCGCGAAAACCGCGTCGAGATCGAGGCGACGGCGGTGACGACGGCGCGGACCGGCGTCGAGATGGAGGCCCTGACGGCCGTCGCCGTCGCGGCCCTCACCCTCTACGACATGTGCAAGGCGGTCGACCGGGAGATGACGATCGGGCCGATCCGGCTGACGGAGAAGACGAAGGAGGAGCCGTGA
- a CDS encoding MOSC domain-containing protein: MRRTFGIVSLNVSARTGTTKTPVERVELREDHGIVGDAHAGPGNRQVSLLGIEDVDSMRTKLPELEPGDFAENVTTRGIDLPALPLGTRLEIGEALLEVTKIGKECHRGCEILRKTGDCVMPRRGIFARVVRGGEVRREDTGAYDL; encoded by the coding sequence GTGAGGAGGACCTTCGGAATCGTATCGCTGAACGTCTCGGCCAGAACGGGAACGACGAAGACCCCCGTCGAGCGGGTCGAGCTGCGCGAGGATCACGGGATCGTCGGCGACGCCCACGCCGGGCCGGGAAACCGCCAGGTCTCCCTGCTCGGCATCGAGGACGTCGACTCGATGAGAACGAAGCTCCCCGAACTCGAGCCGGGGGATTTCGCCGAGAACGTCACGACGCGCGGGATCGATCTCCCCGCACTGCCTCTCGGCACGCGGCTCGAGATCGGCGAGGCCCTGCTCGAGGTGACGAAGATCGGCAAGGAGTGCCACCGCGGCTGCGAGATCCTCCGGAAGACGGGGGACTGCGTCATGCCGCGGCGGGGCATCTTCGCCCGCGTCGTCCGCGGGGGGGAGGTGAGACGTGAGGATACTGGTGCTTACGATCTCTGA
- a CDS encoding LysR family transcriptional regulator: MRNVRPRLKLYLRASGEEGLFGDGTVQLLSAVRERGSIGDAARSLGRGYRKAWGDIRRAEAALGRTLVETSRGGPGGGSTVLTPFGRQLLAAWDGYREEVSSCMGKAYTLYLETLVEGDDDE; encoded by the coding sequence GTGCGGAACGTGCGGCCGCGACTGAAACTCTACTTGCGCGCTTCCGGCGAGGAGGGGCTTTTCGGCGACGGCACCGTGCAACTCCTCTCCGCCGTGCGGGAGCGGGGGTCGATCGGGGACGCGGCCCGGTCGCTCGGGCGGGGCTACCGGAAGGCGTGGGGCGACATCAGGCGCGCGGAGGCGGCCCTCGGGCGCACGCTCGTCGAGACGTCGCGCGGGGGGCCGGGGGGAGGCTCCACCGTCCTCACCCCCTTCGGCCGGCAGCTGCTCGCCGCGTGGGACGGCTACCGGGAGGAGGTTTCCTCGTGCATGGGAAAGGCGTATACTCTTTATCTCGAGACGCTGGTGGAAGGAGACGACGATGAGTGA
- a CDS encoding radical SAM protein has product MLNDQAGRHIDYLRISVTDRCNFRCVYCMPPGGIALKQHDEILSFERIAEVARAAAGLGISKIRLTGGEPLVRRGLPDLVALLAPIEGIGEVSMTTNGSLLFPETARALKRAGLARVNVSLDTLDAERFREITRGGEIVEAVAGIVAAREAGLDPVKVNMVVFDGTTPEEIDRMRGFCGANGLVLQTIRRFRLDGRPDESRCPHVCDRPLPCERCNKIRLTADGFLKPCLFDDHEIPVDFEDVEGSLRRAVREKPRRGTGCVSRSMNEIGG; this is encoded by the coding sequence GTGCTGAACGATCAGGCGGGACGGCATATCGACTACCTGCGGATCTCGGTGACCGACCGCTGCAACTTCCGCTGCGTCTACTGCATGCCGCCCGGGGGGATCGCCCTCAAGCAGCACGACGAGATCCTCTCCTTCGAGCGGATCGCCGAGGTCGCCCGCGCCGCGGCCGGGCTGGGCATCTCGAAGATCAGGCTCACCGGCGGCGAGCCCCTCGTCCGCCGCGGCCTCCCCGATCTCGTCGCGTTGCTCGCGCCGATCGAGGGGATCGGGGAGGTATCGATGACGACGAACGGCTCGCTCCTTTTCCCGGAGACGGCTCGGGCCCTGAAGCGGGCCGGGCTCGCCCGCGTCAACGTCTCGCTCGACACCCTCGACGCGGAGCGCTTCCGCGAGATCACCCGCGGCGGGGAGATCGTCGAGGCGGTCGCGGGGATCGTGGCGGCGAGGGAGGCGGGGCTCGATCCGGTGAAGGTCAACATGGTCGTCTTCGACGGGACGACGCCGGAGGAGATCGACCGCATGCGGGGTTTCTGCGGGGCGAACGGACTCGTGCTGCAGACGATCAGGCGGTTCCGGCTCGACGGGCGGCCCGACGAGAGCCGGTGCCCGCACGTTTGCGACCGGCCGCTTCCCTGCGAGCGGTGCAACAAGATCAGGCTCACCGCCGACGGGTTCCTCAAGCCCTGCCTCTTCGACGACCATGAGATCCCCGTGGATTTCGAAGACGTCGAGGGAAGCCTGCGGCGGGCCGTCCGGGAGAAGCCGCGCCGGGGCACGGGGTGCGTGAGCAGGAGCATGAACGAGATCGGAGGATGA
- a CDS encoding PD40 domain-containing protein codes for MRRPYRPLLVAAIACVAMTGSGCDESAVEPADSLLDWLIVYPMIDAGPAWSPDGSTIAYHHFGVVDVDPLDGTSRIDEDLAGLWLIDIDGGDPRRISPIGRQPAWSPDGSRIAFVHDRDLFTIAADGSDPRQLTTGGGCLWPDWSSDGSRIACSFGGIRIFDAGTGEELFRKDGPHGISWSPDDRLFVFVGDNEWGSSQGALWTYDMTSDVMTPLGTPHGYYWELAWSPDGSRIACAHRSNDASAGCDIWIVDAGGGNPLRLTDGGGGEPCWSPDGSRIAYVRYAIREYTPANGTIWIMNADGTGQRQLTASPVGP; via the coding sequence ATGCGCCGTCCGTATCGACCGTTGCTCGTCGCCGCGATCGCATGCGTCGCGATGACGGGATCGGGGTGCGACGAGTCCGCGGTCGAGCCCGCCGACAGCCTGTTGGACTGGCTGATCGTGTACCCGATGATCGACGCCGGTCCGGCCTGGTCGCCCGACGGCTCGACGATCGCCTATCATCACTTCGGCGTCGTGGACGTCGACCCGCTCGACGGCACATCCCGTATCGACGAGGACCTCGCCGGTCTCTGGCTGATCGACATCGACGGCGGCGACCCGCGCCGCATCTCGCCGATCGGCAGGCAACCGGCATGGTCGCCGGACGGCTCGCGGATCGCCTTCGTCCACGACCGTGACCTCTTCACCATCGCCGCGGACGGCTCCGACCCGCGACAACTGACCACCGGGGGCGGATGCCTCTGGCCGGACTGGTCGAGCGACGGGAGCAGGATCGCCTGCTCGTTCGGCGGGATCCGCATCTTCGACGCCGGGACGGGTGAGGAGCTGTTCAGGAAGGACGGTCCGCACGGCATCAGCTGGTCGCCCGATGACCGGCTGTTCGTCTTCGTCGGCGACAACGAGTGGGGCTCGTCGCAGGGAGCGCTGTGGACGTACGACATGACGAGCGACGTCATGACGCCCCTGGGAACTCCCCACGGCTATTACTGGGAACTCGCCTGGTCGCCCGACGGCTCGCGGATCGCCTGCGCGCATCGTTCAAACGACGCGTCCGCGGGATGCGACATCTGGATCGTGGACGCAGGCGGCGGGAACCCGCTCCGGTTGACCGACGGCGGAGGCGGCGAGCCGTGCTGGTCGCCGGACGGCTCGCGCATCGCATACGTCAGGTATGCGATACGCGAATACACGCCGGCCAACGGAACGATCTGGATCATGAACGCCGACGGCACGGGACAGCGGCAGCTCACCGCCTCGCCCGTCGGGCCCTGA
- a CDS encoding extracellular solute-binding protein, whose amino-acid sequence MSRAKRLRRLAVLLVAASPLFAGGISCGGDTDDIIVFHAGSLSVPFRRIADDFEAAHPGVRVLLEAAGSRSCARKIADLGRPADVMASADYTVIDELLIPEHASWNIRFASNEMAIVYRTGSTRAGEISVENWHEVLLDDAVAFGRSDPDSDPCGYRAVLTAKLAERYYGVPGLAARLLRKDGAFIRPKETDLIALLESGAIDYAFLYRSVAMQHGLPFLVLPDEINLKRADLAGLYAAVEVEVSGRRPGTTIVKRGAPMVYGVTIPRQAPHQALALAFVEYLLDAERGMAAMEAAGQPSVVPSPTDSWEALPARLRRFALPPAGGRDAPEGGA is encoded by the coding sequence ATGTCCCGCGCGAAACGTCTCCGGCGTCTCGCCGTCCTGCTCGTCGCCGCCTCGCCCCTTTTCGCGGGGGGGATCTCGTGCGGCGGCGATACCGACGACATCATCGTCTTCCACGCGGGGAGCCTGTCGGTGCCCTTCCGGCGGATCGCCGACGACTTCGAGGCGGCGCACCCCGGCGTGCGCGTGCTCCTCGAGGCGGCGGGAAGCCGCTCCTGCGCGCGCAAGATCGCCGATCTCGGCCGCCCGGCCGACGTGATGGCCTCGGCCGACTACACGGTGATCGACGAGTTGCTCATCCCCGAACACGCGTCGTGGAACATCCGGTTCGCAAGCAACGAGATGGCGATCGTCTACCGGACAGGTTCAACCCGCGCCGGCGAGATCTCGGTGGAGAACTGGCACGAGGTGCTCCTCGACGACGCGGTCGCCTTCGGCCGCTCCGATCCCGACAGCGATCCCTGCGGGTACCGCGCCGTGCTCACGGCGAAGCTCGCCGAGCGTTATTACGGCGTCCCGGGGCTCGCCGCCCGGCTTCTCCGGAAGGACGGGGCATTCATCAGGCCGAAGGAGACCGATCTCATCGCCCTCCTCGAATCGGGGGCGATCGACTACGCCTTCCTCTACCGGTCCGTCGCCATGCAGCACGGTCTTCCCTTTCTCGTCCTGCCCGACGAGATCAACCTGAAACGGGCCGATCTCGCCGGGCTCTACGCCGCGGTCGAGGTCGAGGTGTCCGGCAGGCGGCCGGGAACGACGATCGTGAAGCGCGGGGCGCCGATGGTCTACGGGGTGACGATCCCGCGGCAGGCGCCGCACCAGGCGCTCGCCCTCGCCTTCGTCGAGTATCTCCTCGACGCGGAGAGGGGCATGGCCGCGATGGAGGCGGCCGGGCAGCCCTCGGTCGTGCCCTCGCCGACCGATTCCTGGGAGGCGCTCCCGGCGCGGCTGCGGCGTTTCGCCCTGCCGCCGGCCGGCGGCAGGGACGCGCCGGAGGGGGGCGCATGA
- a CDS encoding ABC transporter permease: MTQRTEPAHLVFAALGGLVLLFIVAPLAGMFFSTTPAELVDTATEREVAASVRLTLLAAMGATLLSAIGAIPLAWLLARRTFPLKPLVNGIVDVPIVIPHSAAGIALLGVLSPGTPVGELGEAVGIRFVGGPAGIMAGMAFVSVPFLVNAARDGFAAVPVQLEQAALNLGASPLRVFLTISVPLAWRSILSGLIMMWARGMSEFGAVLVIAYHPMITPVLIYERFGAFGLKYARPVSVLFIAICLAFFLALRVVAGGRRHAAR, encoded by the coding sequence ATGACGCAACGGACCGAGCCGGCGCACCTCGTCTTCGCCGCCCTCGGCGGACTGGTGCTTCTCTTCATCGTGGCGCCGCTCGCCGGGATGTTCTTCTCGACGACGCCCGCGGAGCTCGTCGACACGGCGACCGAGCGCGAGGTGGCCGCAAGCGTTCGCCTGACCCTCCTCGCCGCGATGGGGGCGACTCTCCTCTCGGCGATCGGCGCGATCCCCCTCGCCTGGCTTCTCGCCCGGCGAACGTTTCCGCTCAAGCCGCTCGTCAACGGGATCGTCGACGTGCCGATCGTCATCCCCCATTCGGCGGCGGGGATCGCGCTCCTCGGCGTCCTCTCGCCGGGCACGCCGGTCGGAGAATTGGGCGAGGCCGTCGGGATCCGCTTCGTCGGCGGCCCGGCGGGGATCATGGCGGGGATGGCCTTCGTGAGCGTTCCCTTCCTCGTGAACGCGGCGCGCGACGGTTTCGCCGCCGTCCCCGTCCAGCTCGAGCAGGCGGCCCTCAACCTCGGCGCCTCGCCGCTGCGCGTCTTCCTCACGATCTCCGTTCCCCTCGCCTGGCGCTCGATCCTCTCGGGGCTGATCATGATGTGGGCGCGGGGGATGAGCGAGTTCGGGGCGGTGCTCGTCATCGCCTACCACCCGATGATCACGCCGGTGCTGATCTACGAGCGCTTCGGCGCCTTCGGGCTGAAGTACGCCCGGCCCGTCTCGGTGCTCTTCATCGCGATCTGCCTGGCCTTCTTCCTCGCGCTCCGCGTCGTCGCGGGAGGGAGGCGCCATGCTGCGCGTTGA
- a CDS encoding molybdopterin molybdotransferase MoeA, whose protein sequence is MNTGETIPFNEAFRRIMSAVPPGTAAAPLGTETVSLDAAAGRILAADVRSDVDMPPFDKSAMDGFACRAADLGRPLEIVGEIPAGTIPPFAVGPGECARIMTGGVLPGGADTVVMVEHTEIRDERMVVTRRSEARNVCRKAEDVREGEVVLRRGTLVTSAETAVLAAVGCVEVPVARRPVLGIVATGSELVEPAERPSGAMIRDSNGAQLAAQAAAAGCIPRCLGIAGDAPETIGAVIDRARGAVDVFLFSGGVSMGAYDFVPAVLRGRGFELLVEKIAMKPGKPTVFGRGDGDWVFGLPGNPVSVFLVFELFVLPFCHRLMGREHRPLVVTGVLASPIRRRRFDRLAHVPVRLGPEGAIHPVEYHGSAHIHAYAAADGFVAVPVGVGEIPAGTPVRATVIRLSPAGEEKRPC, encoded by the coding sequence GTGAACACGGGAGAGACGATACCCTTCAACGAGGCCTTCCGGCGCATCATGTCGGCGGTTCCGCCCGGAACGGCGGCTGCCCCGCTCGGGACGGAGACGGTTTCGCTCGATGCGGCGGCGGGCCGCATCCTCGCGGCCGACGTGCGGTCGGACGTGGACATGCCCCCCTTCGACAAGTCGGCGATGGACGGCTTCGCCTGCCGGGCCGCCGACCTCGGCCGGCCCCTCGAGATCGTCGGCGAGATCCCCGCGGGCACGATCCCGCCGTTCGCGGTCGGTCCGGGCGAATGCGCGCGGATCATGACGGGCGGCGTTCTCCCCGGGGGGGCCGACACGGTCGTCATGGTGGAGCACACGGAGATCAGGGACGAACGGATGGTCGTCACGCGCCGGAGCGAAGCGAGGAACGTCTGCCGCAAAGCCGAGGACGTGCGGGAGGGGGAGGTCGTTCTGCGGCGCGGGACGCTCGTCACCTCCGCCGAGACGGCCGTCCTCGCCGCGGTCGGCTGCGTCGAGGTGCCCGTCGCGCGCCGCCCCGTGCTCGGGATCGTCGCCACGGGGAGCGAGCTCGTCGAGCCCGCCGAGCGACCGTCGGGGGCGATGATCCGCGATTCCAACGGAGCGCAGCTCGCGGCCCAGGCGGCGGCGGCCGGCTGCATCCCCCGCTGTCTCGGCATCGCCGGGGACGCGCCGGAGACGATCGGCGCCGTGATCGACCGGGCGCGCGGCGCGGTGGACGTCTTCCTTTTCTCCGGCGGCGTCTCGATGGGGGCGTACGATTTCGTGCCGGCGGTCCTCCGCGGCCGCGGCTTCGAGCTGCTCGTCGAGAAGATCGCCATGAAGCCGGGCAAGCCGACCGTCTTCGGCCGCGGCGACGGCGACTGGGTCTTCGGCCTGCCCGGCAATCCCGTCTCCGTCTTCCTCGTCTTCGAACTCTTCGTCCTGCCCTTCTGCCACCGCCTGATGGGCAGGGAGCACCGGCCTCTCGTCGTCACGGGGGTGCTCGCCTCGCCGATCCGGCGGCGACGGTTTGATCGCCTCGCCCACGTCCCGGTGAGACTCGGCCCGGAGGGCGCCATCCACCCCGTCGAGTATCACGGCTCGGCGCACATCCACGCGTACGCGGCGGCCGACGGTTTCGTGGCCGTGCCCGTGGGGGTCGGGGAGATCCCGGCCGGCACGCCGGTACGCGCGACCGTCATCCGGCTCTCGCCGGCGGGGGAGGAGAAGCGGCCGTGCTGA
- a CDS encoding MogA/MoaB family molybdenum cofactor biosynthesis protein → MRILVLTISDRAARGEYEDRSGPAVAGAIAAGIPGAVIERLVVSDEPAGIERVIRSRDDVDAILTTGGTGLGPRDHTPEITRNLCDRLVPGIGDYLRMKSLEQTIHAVTSRGTAAVRGQTLVVNLPGSVEGAAYCAGLLVPILPHAVRMIRGEGH, encoded by the coding sequence GTGAGGATACTGGTGCTTACGATCTCTGACCGCGCCGCGCGCGGGGAATACGAGGACCGTTCCGGTCCGGCGGTGGCCGGGGCGATCGCCGCGGGGATCCCCGGCGCCGTGATCGAACGCCTCGTCGTCTCCGACGAGCCGGCCGGCATAGAGCGGGTGATCCGGTCGCGCGACGACGTCGACGCGATCCTGACGACCGGCGGCACGGGGCTCGGCCCGCGCGACCACACGCCCGAGATCACGCGCAACCTCTGCGACCGGCTCGTGCCGGGGATCGGCGACTACCTGCGGATGAAATCCCTCGAGCAGACGATCCACGCCGTCACCTCGCGCGGGACGGCCGCCGTGCGGGGGCAGACCCTCGTCGTGAATCTTCCCGGTTCGGTGGAGGGGGCGGCCTACTGCGCCGGGCTCCTCGTGCCGATCCTGCCGCACGCCGTGCGGATGATCCGCGGCGAGGGGCACTGA
- a CDS encoding ABC transporter ATP-binding protein: MLRVDGLSKRLGDFAIRDVSFEAAPGEYLVLLGESGVGKTILLETIAGLIPPDGGRIFLGGRDITSERIQRRRIGLVFQGQSLFPHLSVRGNVAYGLGGRRGADRAGRRARVADVARQLGIELLLDRRPGTLSGGEAQRVALARALAPAPEVLLLDEPLSSLDAGARSGLRRLLRQINRDGVTVVHVTHDYEEAIALATRVGVMERGKIVQAGEPREVFRRPASSFVARFAGIGNFLPGILAREGGRARIFCDGISLDLVDDGPAGEGHVVIRGEDVTLSVGRPDSGARNVLAGVVVDTVPVRFGVEVTVDVGVELSALLAHDRVEALGLRPGVRVWASVRAGDVRFLRR, from the coding sequence ATGCTGCGCGTTGATGGCCTCTCGAAGCGTCTCGGCGATTTCGCGATCCGCGACGTCTCCTTCGAGGCGGCCCCGGGTGAGTACCTCGTCCTCCTCGGCGAGTCGGGGGTCGGCAAGACGATCCTCCTCGAGACGATCGCCGGGCTCATCCCGCCCGACGGGGGGCGGATCTTCCTCGGAGGGCGCGATATCACCTCCGAGCGCATCCAGCGCCGGCGGATCGGTCTCGTCTTCCAAGGACAGTCGCTCTTCCCGCATCTCTCCGTCCGGGGCAACGTCGCCTACGGGCTCGGGGGGCGGCGGGGCGCCGACCGGGCGGGCAGGCGGGCGCGCGTTGCGGACGTCGCCCGACAACTGGGGATCGAGTTGCTCCTCGATCGGCGGCCGGGCACCCTCTCGGGCGGGGAGGCGCAGCGCGTCGCCCTCGCGCGGGCGCTCGCGCCCGCGCCGGAGGTCCTCCTCCTCGACGAGCCCCTCTCCTCGCTCGACGCCGGCGCGCGGTCGGGGCTCCGCCGGCTGCTCCGGCAAATCAACCGCGACGGCGTGACGGTCGTCCACGTGACCCACGACTACGAGGAGGCGATCGCGCTCGCCACGCGCGTCGGGGTGATGGAGCGGGGGAAGATCGTGCAGGCGGGAGAACCGCGGGAGGTCTTCCGCCGCCCGGCGTCATCCTTCGTCGCGCGGTTCGCGGGGATCGGCAATTTCCTTCCCGGGATCCTCGCCCGCGAGGGCGGCCGGGCGAGGATTTTCTGCGACGGGATTTCCCTCGACCTCGTCGACGACGGTCCGGCGGGGGAGGGGCACGTCGTCATCCGGGGCGAGGACGTGACCCTTTCGGTCGGGAGGCCCGATTCGGGCGCGCGCAACGTCCTGGCCGGCGTCGTGGTCGACACCGTCCCGGTGCGCTTCGGCGTGGAGGTGACGGTCGACGTTGGCGTCGAGCTGTCGGCCCTTCTCGCGCACGACCGGGTCGAGGCGCTCGGCCTGCGTCCGGGCGTCCGCGTCTGGGCGAGCGTGAGGGCGGGGGACGTCCGGTTTCTCAGGAGGTGA